Proteins from one Hydrogenivirga caldilitoris genomic window:
- a CDS encoding thioredoxin family protein, with translation MLKVKLTSVLFFFFLLSPVFALPNVEVPFVKLSFLNLKEDLEEAKQKGKFLFIMFHQEACPFCDKMYRVTFQDPEVKSYFTKHFYMVLIDIKGSNPVVDFDGKEMTEKEFAHKHRVRATPVFLFVDYEGKQILKMVGYIPAKDWLLIGRYIAEGHYREKSFYKFLREEREKSG, from the coding sequence ATGCTCAAGGTAAAGCTAACGAGCGTTCTGTTTTTTTTCTTTTTGCTCTCACCGGTCTTCGCTCTACCTAACGTGGAAGTCCCCTTCGTAAAGCTCTCCTTCCTGAACCTCAAAGAAGACCTTGAAGAAGCAAAACAGAAAGGAAAGTTTCTCTTTATCATGTTTCATCAAGAGGCTTGCCCTTTCTGTGACAAGATGTACCGGGTTACGTTCCAAGACCCTGAGGTGAAGAGCTACTTCACGAAACACTTCTATATGGTTTTGATAGATATAAAAGGTTCAAACCCTGTGGTTGACTTTGATGGTAAGGAGATGACCGAGAAGGAGTTTGCCCACAAGCACAGGGTAAGAGCCACGCCTGTCTTTCTCTTCGTGGACTATGAGGGGAAGCAGATTTTGAAGATGGTAGGTTACATACCTGCCAAGGACTGGCTCCTTATAGGGAGATATATAGCTGAAGGGCATTACAGAGAAAAGAGTTTTTACAAGTTTCTGAGAGAAGAGAGAGAAAAGAGCGGATAG
- a CDS encoding citryl-CoA lyase — protein sequence MAEKKWRTAITRHVEHETYVRGYRLLDLVGNLSFAQAIYLVLKGELPNEAESKMMEAIFVSVIDHGIAPPSVIAARAVASGGNSLNVGVAAGVMAFGSAHGGALEDAMRFIQENVASGRPVNEVVSEYMSQKKPIPGFGHRYYKEFDPRTRRLMELAKTYGFYGKHCEFAEKVEEEIFKQKGKRIVLNVDGAIAAVASEMGFDWRLGKGFFIIGRVPGLVAHVYEELTTEKPFSKRLNEEEETEYTGVPPRELPVEFKKV from the coding sequence ATGGCGGAGAAAAAGTGGAGAACGGCTATAACCCGGCACGTGGAACACGAAACTTACGTGAGAGGCTACAGACTCCTTGACCTTGTTGGAAATCTGAGCTTTGCTCAGGCGATATATCTCGTGCTCAAAGGGGAGTTGCCTAATGAAGCAGAGTCAAAGATGATGGAGGCTATCTTCGTCTCGGTTATTGACCACGGTATAGCGCCTCCCTCTGTTATAGCCGCCAGGGCTGTTGCAAGCGGTGGAAATTCTCTTAACGTTGGTGTTGCTGCAGGTGTGATGGCTTTTGGCTCAGCCCATGGAGGAGCCCTTGAGGACGCCATGAGGTTCATTCAGGAGAATGTAGCCAGTGGCAGACCTGTAAATGAAGTGGTCTCGGAGTACATGTCTCAGAAAAAGCCTATACCGGGCTTTGGTCATAGATACTACAAGGAATTTGACCCAAGGACCAGAAGGTTGATGGAGCTCGCCAAGACCTACGGCTTCTATGGGAAACACTGTGAGTTTGCGGAAAAGGTTGAAGAAGAGATATTCAAGCAGAAGGGTAAGAGGATCGTCCTTAACGTGGACGGTGCTATAGCTGCCGTCGCTTCGGAGATGGGTTTTGATTGGAGGCTTGGAAAGGGTTTCTTTATAATAGGAAGGGTTCCAGGGCTTGTGGCTCACGTATATGAAGAGCTGACCACGGAAAAGCCCTTTTCCAAGAGGCTAAACGAGGAGGAGGAAACCGAATATACGGGCGTTCCTCCAAGGGAGCTCCCTGTAGAGTTTAAGAAGGTATGA
- a CDS encoding peroxiredoxin family protein: MSKNIAYGLGILLVALMLYLGLVTNSHQENIAGVLPGKEAPNFKLKTIEGKEVSLEDYRGKVVLVNFWATWCPPCREEMPLFERVYRTYRNKGFEVLAVSTDSSLDPVKKFVKEYKLSFTVLFDDRNITSLYGIQGLPTSFLINREGKVVKVRLGEYKEIEKDLKQIL; the protein is encoded by the coding sequence ATGAGTAAGAACATAGCTTACGGTTTGGGAATACTCCTTGTGGCTCTCATGCTTTATCTTGGGTTGGTCACGAACTCTCACCAGGAGAACATCGCTGGTGTCTTGCCTGGTAAGGAGGCACCTAACTTTAAATTGAAAACTATTGAGGGTAAGGAAGTTTCCCTTGAAGACTACAGGGGCAAGGTTGTTCTGGTAAACTTCTGGGCTACATGGTGTCCACCATGCAGGGAGGAGATGCCTCTCTTTGAGAGGGTATATAGGACGTATAGAAACAAAGGTTTTGAAGTGCTTGCTGTTAGCACTGATAGCTCTCTGGACCCAGTAAAGAAATTCGTTAAGGAGTATAAGTTGAGCTTTACCGTGCTCTTTGATGACAGGAATATCACCTCCCTGTACGGTATCCAGGGACTCCCTACATCCTTCCTCATAAACAGGGAAGGAAAGGTGGTAAAGGTAAGGTTGGGAGAGTATAAGGAAATTGAAAAAGACCTTAAGCAAATCTTATAG
- a CDS encoding cytochrome c oxidase subunit 3, with the protein MAHEVAHHHGEHEVSVWPLPVGIGILLTPISITAYFAWHNPMLALVLGGIAAVLVIIGMAGWANEFFTVGHEEGFGNLGIYLFIISEIIIFGTVFAAFWTARAIHADTWVSQWIPEAMNLKMPIILTLILWASSFTIWKGESAMHHGERGKAVAMLLLTMFFGLLFAVLHIMEWRHLWHEGFTISSNMYGTGFYTLTGIHTSHVIVGLVLQAYVAVFTLAGKITPERMTIFRTTSAYWHFVDVMWLLVASTAYVVGGLKI; encoded by the coding sequence ATGGCTCATGAGGTTGCTCACCACCACGGAGAGCATGAAGTAAGCGTATGGCCCCTTCCTGTGGGGATAGGGATACTCTTAACGCCTATCTCCATCACAGCCTACTTTGCATGGCATAACCCCATGTTAGCTCTCGTGCTTGGGGGTATAGCCGCTGTGCTTGTGATAATAGGAATGGCAGGATGGGCTAACGAATTCTTTACGGTAGGGCATGAGGAAGGCTTTGGGAATCTTGGGATTTACCTTTTCATCATTTCCGAGATAATCATTTTCGGAACTGTATTTGCAGCCTTCTGGACAGCAAGAGCTATACACGCGGACACGTGGGTAAGCCAGTGGATACCCGAAGCTATGAACCTGAAGATGCCGATAATTCTCACCCTTATACTCTGGGCTTCAAGCTTCACCATATGGAAGGGTGAGTCTGCTATGCACCATGGCGAAAGGGGTAAGGCGGTGGCTATGCTCCTTCTGACTATGTTCTTTGGTCTCCTCTTTGCAGTGCTTCACATAATGGAGTGGAGACACCTCTGGCATGAGGGTTTCACAATAAGCTCAAACATGTACGGAACAGGCTTCTACACGCTTACCGGCATACACACTTCTCACGTTATAGTGGGTCTTGTCTTGCAAGCCTACGTTGCAGTATTTACCCTCGCTGGCAAGATAACCCCGGAGAGGATGACCATATTCAGGACAACAAGTGCATACTGGCACTTCGTTGACGTCATGTGGCTTTTGGTTGCAAGCACCGCCTATGTTGTTGGCGGACTTAAGATATGA
- the coxB gene encoding cytochrome c oxidase subunit II → MKFLVFLLLAGLAFAGEADVNVLARPHDLWEVIYKIWLVIAVVIYIVVAVPSLYFMIKYRFKPNEREVGDQEHEGHWGLEALWTIVPLIIVLYLATHGFALFTQMRKPPENAMELKVTAFAWGWMFQYPNGKMVIAQAIKDTEDKKCKPDECYSVDGVFQNYAYIPAGVPIKAVLTSQDVIHSFYVQPAGVTQDMVPGRTTYTWFQINKPGEYWVFCREYCGQWHSRMFAKLKVVPKEEFEKWLKGEVASLEDKAFKIVKNNRAQEVVR, encoded by the coding sequence ATGAAGTTCTTGGTTTTTCTACTCCTTGCAGGGTTAGCTTTTGCAGGCGAAGCAGATGTAAATGTTCTGGCAAGACCTCATGACCTGTGGGAGGTGATATACAAGATATGGCTTGTTATAGCTGTTGTTATCTACATAGTTGTAGCTGTCCCCTCCCTGTACTTCATGATTAAATACAGGTTCAAGCCCAATGAAAGAGAGGTAGGGGATCAGGAGCACGAGGGTCACTGGGGACTGGAAGCTCTGTGGACGATAGTTCCTCTAATAATAGTTCTTTACCTTGCCACCCATGGATTTGCCCTATTTACCCAGATGAGAAAACCTCCCGAGAACGCTATGGAGCTTAAGGTAACCGCCTTCGCCTGGGGCTGGATGTTCCAGTATCCTAACGGCAAGATGGTTATAGCACAGGCTATAAAGGATACAGAGGATAAGAAGTGTAAGCCTGATGAGTGCTACAGCGTTGACGGTGTCTTCCAGAACTACGCTTACATACCGGCTGGAGTTCCCATAAAGGCGGTCCTTACCTCTCAGGATGTCATACACTCTTTCTACGTTCAGCCTGCAGGTGTGACACAGGACATGGTTCCAGGAAGAACAACCTATACCTGGTTCCAGATAAATAAACCCGGTGAGTATTGGGTGTTCTGCAGAGAGTACTGTGGTCAGTGGCACTCAAGGATGTTCGCAAAGCTCAAAGTTGTGCCAAAAGAAGAGTTTGAGAAGTGGCTAAAGGGTGAGGTCGCCAGCTTAGAAGATAAGGCTTTTAAAATTGTAAAGAACAATAGGGCTCAGGAGGTAGTGAGATGA
- a CDS encoding cytochrome c oxidase subunit I produces MREALPAHKPWFAASIWEWIFTTDHKKIGIMYGVTSTLFFIVGGLMALGMRLELFNPGAQYVKPETYNWFLTVHGTVILLWWAIGIWASFANFLIPLMIGARDVAFPRLNALGYWMFFAASVIALLTFIPGNQIMTMWTGYPPLASTEGIGFAGQTALFVFIWHLTGFASIAGAVNFITTVIMMRQPGIGFFNLNLFIHGIMAANVIQLLGVPSVAGAVTMLFLDTYLKTSFFDPSRGGDPVLYQNLFWFYSHPAVYVMVLPGFGIISEVVSAFARKPIFGYRSMAIAIWAIALVGFMVWTHHMFVSGIPDWVKILMSYTTLLIAVPTGIKIFNWVATLYRAAILYKTPMLYALGAIFMFLIGGLTGIPLGIPAFDVAVHDSYFVVGHFHYVLGMAVTLAAFAGFFYWWPKVTGKMYSEGLGKVSFWLVMLGSNVLYFAQLIVGIWGMPRRYYDYPPIESWIELHHLQTYGAFVLAFGILLALVSLIKGAISGEKAPDNPWMSNSLEWRLPSPPPPHNFDEPPKVEEDYCPHGYCKF; encoded by the coding sequence ATGAGAGAGGCTTTGCCCGCGCATAAACCTTGGTTTGCTGCTTCCATCTGGGAGTGGATCTTTACAACAGACCACAAGAAGATAGGGATAATGTACGGTGTAACCTCCACGCTTTTCTTCATCGTCGGTGGTCTGATGGCTCTTGGAATGAGGCTTGAACTCTTCAATCCCGGAGCCCAATACGTGAAACCTGAAACCTACAACTGGTTCCTGACCGTTCACGGAACGGTGATACTTCTCTGGTGGGCTATAGGTATATGGGCTTCCTTTGCCAACTTCCTAATACCCCTGATGATAGGGGCAAGGGACGTTGCCTTTCCGAGATTGAACGCCCTCGGTTACTGGATGTTCTTCGCCGCAAGCGTTATAGCCCTGCTCACCTTCATACCTGGAAACCAAATAATGACCATGTGGACGGGATACCCCCCACTCGCTTCAACTGAAGGCATAGGATTCGCAGGACAGACAGCACTTTTTGTTTTCATATGGCACCTAACGGGTTTTGCTTCAATAGCCGGTGCGGTTAACTTCATAACCACCGTTATAATGATGAGGCAGCCCGGTATTGGGTTTTTCAATCTCAACCTGTTCATACACGGGATAATGGCTGCAAACGTTATACAGCTTTTGGGAGTTCCTTCGGTTGCCGGTGCGGTTACAATGCTCTTTCTTGACACTTACCTCAAGACAAGTTTCTTTGACCCTTCCAGAGGAGGAGACCCCGTTCTCTATCAGAACCTCTTCTGGTTTTACTCCCATCCAGCGGTTTATGTTATGGTTCTTCCCGGCTTCGGTATAATCTCCGAAGTTGTTTCTGCCTTTGCCAGAAAGCCGATATTTGGATACAGGTCAATGGCGATAGCTATATGGGCTATAGCCCTTGTGGGATTCATGGTCTGGACCCACCACATGTTCGTTTCAGGTATACCTGACTGGGTAAAGATACTTATGTCTTACACCACGCTCCTAATAGCTGTACCAACCGGCATCAAGATTTTCAACTGGGTAGCTACGCTCTACAGGGCTGCGATACTCTACAAGACCCCTATGCTTTACGCTTTAGGAGCAATATTTATGTTCCTCATAGGTGGACTCACGGGTATTCCCCTTGGTATACCAGCTTTTGATGTGGCTGTGCACGACTCTTACTTCGTTGTTGGACACTTCCACTACGTTCTGGGAATGGCTGTTACCCTCGCAGCCTTTGCAGGGTTCTTCTACTGGTGGCCCAAAGTGACTGGAAAAATGTACTCTGAGGGTCTAGGAAAAGTCAGCTTCTGGTTGGTAATGCTGGGTTCAAACGTTCTTTACTTTGCTCAGCTGATAGTAGGTATATGGGGTATGCCAAGGAGATATTACGATTATCCACCGATAGAGAGCTGGATTGAGCTTCACCATCTTCAGACATACGGAGCCTTTGTACTTGCCTTTGGAATACTGCTGGCTCTTGTGTCTCTGATAAAAGGTGCTATCAGCGGAGAGAAGGCTCCTGATAACCCATGGATGAGCAACTCTCTTGAATGGAGATTGCCTTCACCACCACCACCCCATAACTTTGATGAGCCTCCCAAGGTTGAAGAGGACTACTGCCCACACGGCTACTGTAAGTTCTGA
- a CDS encoding COX15/CtaA family protein: MTRKVLFLSIVITYVLMVFGGIVTSTGSGLGCPDWPLCHGQLLPFQLKEEIPTPPAPMVVETKLQPWIEQTHRILGAVAGLLMLASLVLVWKNFLGFPRKAMVWIFLFLILEALLGMRVVLTEAPLLKEFLHYVYTTSHLILSVLILSGLTFAYFSVAERVEEEPKIPFAEPLYVLVMFQILVGILVRYVKAADFNVFAYFFHITYAMGLIIFTLYIMLKKFDRYTFVTFLLVAGQVVAGIATVITKLFLPVLFFHIAIGFLLVIWLSYMVAPAVLKNKFVMGREVQVEGA, from the coding sequence ATGACCAGGAAAGTTCTGTTCTTGTCTATAGTTATAACTTACGTGCTTATGGTCTTTGGGGGTATAGTTACATCAACAGGAAGTGGTCTCGGCTGTCCGGACTGGCCACTGTGCCACGGGCAGTTGCTACCGTTCCAGCTCAAAGAGGAGATACCGACCCCTCCAGCTCCTATGGTGGTTGAAACGAAGCTTCAACCATGGATAGAGCAGACTCATAGAATACTTGGGGCTGTGGCTGGTCTTTTAATGCTTGCTTCCTTGGTACTTGTATGGAAAAACTTCCTCGGTTTTCCAAGGAAGGCAATGGTATGGATATTCCTCTTTTTAATACTTGAAGCCCTGTTGGGAATGAGAGTTGTTTTAACAGAGGCACCTCTTCTAAAGGAGTTTCTCCATTACGTATACACAACCTCTCACCTAATTCTTTCTGTATTGATACTTTCTGGGCTTACCTTTGCATACTTTTCTGTCGCTGAAAGGGTGGAAGAAGAGCCAAAGATACCCTTTGCGGAGCCTCTGTATGTTCTTGTTATGTTTCAAATTCTTGTGGGTATACTGGTGAGATATGTTAAAGCTGCAGATTTTAACGTGTTCGCTTATTTTTTCCACATAACCTACGCTATGGGCTTAATTATCTTTACCTTATATATAATGCTCAAGAAGTTTGACAGGTACACCTTTGTAACCTTCTTGCTTGTGGCGGGACAGGTGGTAGCCGGTATAGCCACGGTTATAACAAAGCTTTTCCTGCCTGTTCTTTTCTTCCATATAGCTATAGGGTTCCTGCTGGTAATATGGCTCTCTTATATGGTCGCGCCGGCGGTTTTAAAAAATAAATTTGTTATGGGCAGGGAAGTTCAAGTGGAAGGTGCATAA
- the cyoE gene encoding heme o synthase, with amino-acid sequence MVEKTMSYTSTLKEYLALTKPGIVTLVLITTLGGMYIGSKGNLEPITVFWTLLGTGLAAAGSAVINMFFDRDIDRVMERTSSRPIPRGAVNPTGALIFGLALILVSFFVLTVFINSTAALLAMIASFSYVVLYTVLLKRRTPIATEVGGISGALPPVIGYVAGSGELDLRAFVLFLIMFMWQPPHFWVLALKYKDDYARAGVPTLPVARGVFITKIKTLIYTVSLLPLSIIPYAIGMTGKLYLVTALVLSILYTVYTLKFLFSKKEESMKLFFFSIIYIAVLFSMMIIDLVKV; translated from the coding sequence ATGGTAGAGAAGACGATGTCTTACACTTCAACATTAAAAGAGTATCTGGCACTTACCAAACCCGGTATCGTCACTCTGGTTTTGATAACTACCCTTGGTGGTATGTACATAGGCTCAAAGGGAAACCTTGAGCCTATCACAGTTTTCTGGACCCTTCTTGGGACAGGTTTAGCTGCTGCGGGTTCTGCCGTGATTAACATGTTCTTTGATAGGGATATAGACAGAGTCATGGAGAGGACTTCTTCAAGACCTATACCCAGGGGGGCTGTGAACCCTACGGGGGCTCTTATCTTTGGACTAGCATTGATTTTGGTTTCCTTCTTTGTTTTAACAGTGTTTATCAATTCAACCGCCGCACTGCTGGCGATGATCGCCTCCTTCTCTTACGTTGTTCTGTATACGGTTCTACTTAAGAGAAGAACACCAATAGCCACGGAGGTAGGAGGCATATCCGGTGCCCTTCCGCCCGTAATAGGGTACGTAGCAGGCTCAGGAGAGCTTGACCTTAGAGCCTTTGTTCTCTTTCTGATAATGTTTATGTGGCAACCCCCCCACTTCTGGGTGCTTGCCCTCAAATATAAAGATGATTATGCAAGAGCTGGTGTACCTACCTTGCCTGTTGCCAGGGGTGTGTTCATAACAAAGATAAAAACCCTTATCTATACTGTATCACTCCTACCACTCAGCATAATACCGTACGCTATAGGTATGACCGGAAAGCTTTACCTTGTAACAGCCCTTGTGCTGAGTATACTCTACACGGTTTACACTCTTAAGTTCCTATTTTCAAAGAAGGAAGAGAGTATGAAGCTTTTCTTCTTCTCAATTATCTACATAGCTGTTCTCTTCAGCATGATGATAATTGACTTGGTGAAAGTTTAA
- a CDS encoding cytochrome C oxidase subunit I, translated as MRAWFLLFILSIGAGGFFALLVALARTPGIADFFPPQLFYHWLIGHVDLALIIGFLSFLVSLWYRTFGLRPLTYELALSYGGAFLVFMSALLGLGTPVHNNYIPTIDNLVFFLGVVFFGAAFFLSSLRFLKVAFPLLFKGELLEAAMAVSVLLSLLFPVSLVISFLKTPKLSETYLYFESLYWLPGHIHQFINATLLLSSWMVLLRVSGYEPPRWLRYILFLLLPFPVLYFLLQLFVDNPLSDTVRTITTSGYALGIGVPTLIFVASIFKSALSLKSFFGRVALLSMVMYVFGAFMGYLIAGSDLRIPAHYHGVIASILIALMGLTYHYIQELGYREGLPKLIRLQPYLYGIGMLFFTSGLFWAGVYGAPRKTFGTGYIESFKVYVFMLIMGLGSVLSVIGGILFVIFVLYSIIKRYELGSEEKTQP; from the coding sequence ATGAGAGCATGGTTCCTGCTCTTTATACTTTCAATCGGAGCAGGAGGCTTCTTCGCCTTACTCGTTGCCCTTGCAAGAACTCCAGGTATAGCTGATTTCTTTCCTCCTCAGCTCTTCTACCACTGGCTGATAGGTCACGTTGACCTGGCTCTCATAATCGGTTTTCTGTCCTTTCTGGTGTCCCTGTGGTACAGGACTTTTGGCTTAAGACCTCTAACCTACGAGCTGGCTCTATCCTACGGAGGTGCCTTTCTGGTATTCATGTCAGCTCTTTTGGGTTTAGGAACCCCGGTTCATAACAACTATATACCTACGATAGATAATCTTGTTTTCTTCTTGGGCGTTGTATTCTTTGGAGCCGCTTTCTTCCTTAGCTCGCTCAGGTTCTTGAAAGTAGCCTTTCCTCTTCTGTTCAAGGGAGAGCTTTTAGAGGCGGCTATGGCTGTTTCTGTACTTCTGTCCTTACTTTTCCCTGTTTCCCTGGTCATATCCTTTTTGAAGACACCCAAGCTCTCCGAAACTTATCTGTACTTTGAGAGTCTATACTGGCTTCCTGGACATATACACCAATTTATAAACGCTACCTTATTGCTCAGCTCGTGGATGGTACTACTCAGGGTTTCAGGTTACGAACCACCAAGGTGGCTGAGATATATACTATTCCTGCTGCTGCCCTTTCCTGTCCTCTACTTTTTACTTCAGCTTTTCGTGGATAATCCCCTCTCTGACACTGTGAGAACCATAACTACGAGCGGTTACGCCTTAGGTATTGGAGTTCCAACGCTTATCTTTGTTGCCTCTATATTCAAAAGTGCGCTCTCTTTGAAAAGCTTTTTCGGTAGGGTCGCTCTTCTGAGCATGGTTATGTATGTATTCGGTGCCTTTATGGGCTACCTGATAGCCGGTTCAGACTTGAGGATACCGGCCCACTACCACGGCGTGATAGCGAGCATACTTATAGCCTTGATGGGTCTTACCTATCACTATATTCAGGAGTTGGGCTACAGGGAAGGGCTTCCAAAGCTTATAAGGCTTCAACCTTACCTATACGGGATAGGGATGCTCTTTTTTACATCGGGACTTTTCTGGGCAGGTGTTTACGGCGCACCAAGGAAGACCTTTGGCACGGGCTACATTGAGTCTTTTAAGGTATATGTATTCATGCTTATAATGGGTCTTGGGTCTGTTCTTTCGGTTATAGGGGGGATTCTGTTCGTTATCTTCGTCCTTTACTCTATAATTAAAAGGTATGAGCTTGGAAGCGAGGAAAAAACACAACCGTAA
- a CDS encoding DUF420 domain-containing protein, whose product MSYELLTALSLLTIGGSGILILTGLFLIKKGNRELHKRAMLSASFLALLFLVFYLLKYFMYPPKPYEGPYKGLYLFILISHSILAAINLPLAIVTVFLGLKDKLSKHKKVAPVTAFVWIYVAITGWAIFIFLKLGGNQ is encoded by the coding sequence ATGAGTTACGAGCTTCTTACTGCTCTTAGCCTTCTCACTATAGGTGGGAGCGGTATCCTGATACTTACAGGCCTCTTCCTGATAAAGAAGGGAAACAGAGAACTTCATAAAAGGGCTATGCTTTCAGCTTCCTTTCTTGCTCTCCTCTTCCTGGTATTCTATCTGCTCAAGTACTTTATGTATCCACCTAAGCCCTATGAAGGTCCTTATAAGGGTCTGTACCTGTTTATCCTGATATCCCATTCTATACTTGCCGCTATTAATCTACCCCTGGCAATAGTTACCGTCTTCCTCGGATTAAAGGATAAACTTTCTAAACACAAAAAGGTAGCACCCGTAACAGCCTTCGTCTGGATTTACGTTGCGATAACGGGCTGGGCTATATTTATCTTTCTGAAGCTAGGAGGAAACCAATAA
- a CDS encoding OmpH family outer membrane protein, with translation MYKLALLMAVILMTGISYAVPNFACVDTNRILQESKLVADAQKELREKLIDYQSQLGKKEQQLDELKKQIESKAISQQAKEQKIKEYQKLESEARELQTKAQKELGEMKERLETMVYNRVKEAAEKLAKERGYTGVMDCGVFIYKDTNLDITTEIIKIVDAGTQKK, from the coding sequence ATGTACAAGTTAGCTCTGCTTATGGCGGTCATTCTCATGACGGGGATTTCCTATGCTGTTCCCAATTTTGCCTGTGTAGACACCAACAGGATTCTTCAGGAGTCCAAGCTCGTGGCTGATGCCCAGAAAGAGCTAAGGGAAAAGCTCATAGACTACCAGTCTCAGCTTGGTAAGAAGGAGCAACAGCTGGATGAGTTGAAGAAGCAGATAGAGAGTAAGGCGATATCCCAGCAAGCTAAGGAGCAAAAGATAAAGGAATATCAGAAGCTTGAGTCTGAGGCAAGGGAACTCCAAACGAAAGCTCAAAAGGAGTTGGGGGAGATGAAGGAGAGGCTTGAGACTATGGTGTATAACAGGGTGAAAGAAGCGGCGGAAAAGCTGGCAAAGGAGAGGGGCTATACGGGCGTTATGGACTGCGGCGTTTTCATATATAAGGATACGAACCTTGATATAACAACGGAGATAATAAAGATAGTTGATGCCGGCACTCAAAAGAAATGA
- the lpxD gene encoding UDP-3-O-(3-hydroxymyristoyl)glucosamine N-acyltransferase yields the protein MKLKDIAELTGGELYGDPELELAGVSSPQNPKLGTVVFCQSEKDVERALAGNPSALVVNREVDFTHYVKVEDVRYALALFLERFYPEEHPEGISEKAQIGKNVSIGERVYIAPFTYIGDNVVLEDDVKVYPFTYVGNNTFVGEGTVLFSGVHIYPNTVIGKGVRIHSGTVIGADGFGYHIGKGGIKKLNHIGNVIIEDFVEIGANTTVDRAMIDSTRVGKFSKLDNLVMIAHNCDIGEGNIIVSQVGISGSVRTGKNVILAGQVGVADHVYIGDNVMVTAKSGVSKDLPPGKVYGASLPAIEWTKWRRIYASLMKLPDIVKKLR from the coding sequence ATGAAGCTTAAGGATATAGCTGAGCTAACGGGAGGAGAGCTTTACGGCGACCCTGAACTTGAGCTTGCGGGTGTCTCCTCGCCCCAGAACCCTAAGTTGGGTACGGTAGTGTTCTGCCAATCCGAGAAAGACGTGGAAAGAGCTTTGGCAGGTAACCCTTCTGCCCTTGTGGTGAACCGTGAAGTTGACTTTACCCACTACGTTAAGGTTGAAGACGTTCGTTACGCCCTTGCTCTGTTCCTTGAGCGTTTTTATCCTGAAGAGCATCCTGAAGGGATATCGGAGAAGGCACAGATAGGTAAAAACGTATCAATAGGGGAAAGGGTTTACATAGCCCCATTCACCTACATAGGGGACAACGTGGTCCTTGAGGATGACGTTAAGGTCTATCCCTTCACTTATGTAGGAAACAATACCTTTGTGGGGGAGGGTACGGTCCTATTCAGTGGGGTCCATATATACCCAAATACGGTTATAGGTAAGGGTGTAAGGATCCACAGTGGTACGGTTATCGGTGCTGATGGTTTCGGATACCACATAGGGAAAGGAGGCATAAAGAAGCTTAATCACATAGGCAACGTCATTATAGAGGACTTCGTTGAAATAGGTGCCAACACTACTGTAGATAGGGCTATGATAGATTCAACACGGGTTGGTAAATTTAGCAAGCTTGATAATCTTGTCATGATTGCTCATAATTGTGATATAGGTGAGGGGAATATAATAGTGAGTCAGGTGGGAATCTCAGGGAGTGTCAGGACGGGTAAGAACGTGATACTCGCAGGGCAGGTGGGAGTTGCTGACCATGTTTATATAGGGGATAACGTTATGGTAACTGCCAAATCTGGAGTCTCAAAGGACCTCCCACCGGGTAAGGTTTACGGGGCTTCTTTGCCTGCTATAGAGTGGACTAAGTGGAGGCGTATATACGCCTCCCTCATGAAGCTCCCGGATATTGTAAAGAAGTTGAGATGA